A single window of Pyrus communis chromosome 10, drPyrComm1.1, whole genome shotgun sequence DNA harbors:
- the LOC137748557 gene encoding transcription termination factor MTERF6, chloroplastic/mitochondrial-like has product MIPVCNFKNLRLGFSTFSSTFASKYVKSSHFPPHIQILCRRLTSKIPEIHHSFTVNYLINSCGLSPEGAISASKWVELRSPKIADSFLSFLRNRGFSATQISKVVRSCPRLLCSNPEKTLLPKLEFFRSIGVSREALAKTLAHNPKILAMSLEKRITPTYNFLRSIISEKNFVAFLKGGSQIFLEGHSKNVAPNIEILRELGMPQSRISLLLTHFPTCLLRKPEDVGRVVDEVKQMGFNLEKSMSVMAIKALCSSNSKSIWNRNSEAYKRWGWSEDDVLTAFRQFPQCMTKSEKKIAQVMELLLNKMGWPLRMITKYPVVMSFSLEKRIIPRCKVVKILRLKGLVNIENLSLSTVFLPTEKKFLDRFVTRYLHQVPQIVSVYHGNVRIQDV; this is encoded by the coding sequence ATGATTCCGGTCTGCAATTTCAAGAACCTTCGATTAGggttttcaacattttcttCTACATTTGCTTCCAAATATGTAAAATCCTCACACTTCCCTCCTCATATTCAGATACTCTGCAGACGGTTGACCTCAAAAATCCCAGAAATCCACCACAGTTTCACAGTCAATTACCTCATAAACTCATGTGGGCTGTCCCCAGAAGGTGCGATTTCAGCATCTAAGTGGGTCGAGTTGCGATCCCCCAAAATTGCAGACTCCTTTCTGTCCTTCCTCAGAAACCGTGGATTCTCTGCAACCCAGATCTCGAAGGTGGTCAGGTCCTGCCCACGACTTCTTTGCTCCAATCCGGAGAAAACCCTTTTGCCAAAGCTTGAATTTTTCAGGTCGATTGGAGTTTCAAGGGAGGCCCTTGCAAAAACTCTCGCACATAATCCAAAGATCTTGGCTATGAGCTTGGAGAAGCGGATTACACCCACTTATAATTTCCTTAGGAGTATCATTTCTGAGAAGAACTTCGTTGCCTTTTTGAAGGGCGGTTCGCAGATTTTCTTGGAAGGGCATTCGAAGAATGTGGCaccaaatattgaaattttGAGAGAATTAGGTATGCCCCAATCACGTATTTCTCTGTTGCTAACTCATTTTCCTACCTGTTTATTGCGAAAGCCTGAGGATGTTGGCAGAGTTGTGGATGAGGTTAAGCAAATGGGCTTTAATCTGGAAAAATCAATGTCTGTGATGGCAATAAAAGCGTTGTGTAGTAGTAATAGTAAGTCCATATGGAATCGTAATTCTGAAGCTTATAAGAGGTGGGGTTGGTCTGAGGATGATGTTCTCACTGCTTTCAGGCAGTTCCCGCAGTGTATGACTAAGTCGGAGAAGAAAATAGCGCAAGTAATGGAATTGTTATTGAACAAGATGGGATGGCCGCTAAGAATGATTACCAAGTACCCGGTGGTCATGAGTTTTAGTTTGGAGAAGAGAATTATCCCAAGATGTAAGGTTGTAAAAATTTTGCGGTTGAAGGGATTGGTAAATATTGAAAACCTGAGTTTGAGTACCGTGTTCCTACCAACGGAGAAGAAGTTCTTGGACAGATTTGTGACCAGATATCTCCACCAAGTACCTCAAATTGTGAGTGTGTATCATGGAAATGTTCGTATCCAGGATGTGTGA
- the LOC137748778 gene encoding low affinity inorganic phosphate transporter 1-like has translation MARDKQAAVLNALDVAKTQWYHFTAIIIAGMGFFTDAYDLFSISFVIKLLGRIYYTKQGAAKPGTLPPNVSAAVSGVALCGTLAGQLCFGWLGDKLGRKKVYGITLMLMVFSSIASGLSFGSSPEGVMATLCFFRFWLGFGIGGDYPLSATIMSEYANKKTRGAFIAAVFAMQGFGILAAGIVSIVVSSAFDRAYKAPPYSVDPNASLVPQADYVWRIILMFGAIPAALTYFWRLKMPETARYTALVARNAKQAASDMSKVLQVSLEAEEVNVKEDSDNTFGLFTKEFARRHGLHLLGTTTTWFLFDIAYYSQNLFQKDIFSAIGWIPATETMNGIEELYTIARAQTLTALCSLVPGYWFTVAFIDRIGRFAIQLMGFFFMTVFMFALAIPYHHWTLKPNRIGFVVLYSLTFFFSNFGPNATTFVVPAEIFPARLRSTCHGISAAAGKAGAIVGGFGFLYAAQSTNPAKTEAGYPPGIGMKNSLIMLATINFFGMLFTLLVPEPKGKSLEELSGETE, from the coding sequence ATGGCCAGAGATAAGCAAGCGGCAGTGCTTAATGCACTTGACGTTGCCAAGACCCAATGGTACCATTTCACAGCAATCATCATAGCCGGAATGGGATTTTTCACAGACGCCTACGATCTCTTCTCCATCTCCTTCGTCATCAAGCTCCTCGGTCGTATATACTACACGAAGCAAGGCGCAGCGAAGCCCGGCACGTTGCCTCCCAACGTCTCCGCCGCTGTAAGTGGCGTTGCCCTCTGCGGCACTTTGGCCGGACAACTCTGCTTTGGATGGCTTGGTGACAAGTTAGGCCGGAAGAAAGTTTACGGCATAACTCTCATGCTGATGGTGTTCAGCTCTATTGCTTCGGGGCTCTCTTTTGGATCTTCGCCGGAGGGTGTCATGGCAACGCTTTGTTTCTTTCGCTTCTGGCTTGGTTTCGGGATTGGTGGTGACTATCCCCTTTCAGCTACGATCATGTCCGAATACGCTAACAAAAAGACTCGTGGCGCCTTCATCGCTGCTGTGTTTGCCATGCAGGGGTTCGGAATTCTGGCTGCTGGGATTGTTTCTATAGTTGTTTCAAGCGCGTTTGATCGCGCATACAAGGCACCCCCTTACTCCGTCGATCCAAATGCTTCTCTTGTTCCTCAAGCGGATTATGTTTGGCGTATTATTTTGATGTTTGGAGCCATCCCTGCTGCTCTTACTTATTTCTGGCGATTGAAAATGCCAGAGACAGCTCGGTACACCGCCCTTGTTGCCCGTAATGCAAAACAAGCTGCATCGGACATGTCCAAGGTGTTACAAGTGAGCCTCGAAGCCGAAGAGGTTAATGTCAAGGAAGATTCGGACAACACATTTGGCTTGTTCACCAAGGAATTTGCTCGCCGACACGGGCTTCACCTCCTTGGTACCACCACCACTTGGTTCTTATTTGACATAGCGTACTACAGCCAGAATCTTTTCCAAAAGGACATATTCAGCGCAATCGGGTGGATTCCAGCCACAGAAACCATGAACGGTATTGAAGAGCTCTACACAATTGCAAGGGCACAAACACTTACAGCATTGTGCAGTCTTGTTCCGGGGTATTGGTTCACGGTGGCATTCATCGATCGGATTGGAAGGTTTGCGATCCAATTAATGGGTTTCTTTTTCATGACAGTATTCATGTTTGCCCTTGCAATTCCTTACCATCATTGGACTTTGAAACCGAACAGAATAGGGTTTGTGGTATTGTACTCCCTTACGTTTTTCTTCTCCAATTTTGGACCCAATGCCACTACCTTTGTTGTGCCAGCAGAAATCTTCCCAGCGAGGTTGAGGTCTACTTGTCATGGAATATCAGCTGCAGCAGGAAAGGCTGGAGCTATAGTAGGCGGCTTCGGGTTCTTATATGCTGCACAAAGCACGAACCCAGCGAAGACAGAGGCAGGGTACCCACCTGGTATTGGTATGAAGAATTCTCTTATTATGCTTGCCACCATCAACTTCTTTGGCATGCTGTTTACACTGTTGGTGCCTGAACCAAAGGGAAAATCACTCGAGGAGTTGAGTGGTGAGACTGAGTAA
- the LOC137747023 gene encoding histone-lysine N-methyltransferase ATXR7, producing the protein MPQPFVASGWMYVNEVGQMCGPYIQEQLYEGLSSGFLPDELPVYPLVNGTLIAPVPLKYFKQFPDHVATGFAYLSIGISTAASTPTPTPTDSFATSHGGDLPIRDTPAPGPTPSPAPVVYPGSQFNSTFHANSNQPMSLPNEESCWLYVDGEGHKRGPHTLYDLYSWYRYGYLQDSVMIYHVENKCAPFTLLSVANAWKPGTETVANSDAKSNGTGSSVSFISEISEAVSSQLHHGILKAARRVVLDEIISNVINEFFTTKKTQRVNQGVKACSSYSKTSEIAGDMKNCAAVLCEAAASDSVADETCIIQDCSKPPLSMKSIGSIENFWESYTVVCRMLFDYCMQVMWNAVFYDSVAEYSSSWRRRKLWSGSPVWRIPSSEDPEKIDKLPHEALLPRYESDAYDGDYPPGFEVMAKELVDHAHPSIISSLDLNGGNSSKQISPPYEDMNCIVEYVENELQLSAKNALTEFVGSFVDEEVGKLVTSSKQENLMKENVGSSMCPSNSFGGSSDSCDELRISRTKSTEMNPSDVSPQSPSQVAQPVDHSVPEIQMSNLLENAFKELCSHIDDMSVDQEINEPLPPGLVDKAKAVVPSRTCKFRPSKSDECIPKIGEYTATAMCRRKLHDYVIRDWKSLFIDCSLQQFLASWRTSKKTHAYKEKAFTRNKDHVEKHEKESKHCDNSGTAGLSPVIGKYTYHRKKLLLKKSGSSPHVTLGDTGLRNEIVEKSKKLHVTGDVPEKSELKIATVIPKKRRQCKSQTESHVGSTYLQAGDVPEKTELKFSTVIPKKQRQSKSQTELYSGTMSLQAGGMPEKAELKIAPVIPKKRSQSKPQTESSVGATSLQAIAKNSSSSKLLKVSHAVKSSEPMECTPKPSKKMVSAHVGDHNNVEKVVNSNGHDVRLIGEPLTKPPKLKRYRPMDDLSSPEKILKVANVAPKKAACKPVAARNIQSSKSKKLNPCPKSSGCARASINGWEWHRWSQNASPAERARVRGIKYVNAEYQRSDINTSQWSNGKGLSARTNRVKMRNLAAAADGADLLKATQLKARKKLLQFQKSKIHDWGLVALEPIEAEDFVIEYVGELIRPRISDIRERHYEKIGIGSSYLFRLDDGYVVDATKRGGVARFINHSCEPNCYTKVISVDGHKRIFIYAKRHIAVGEEITYNYKFPLEEKKIPCNCGSKKCRGSLN; encoded by the exons ATGCCTCAACCTTTCGTTGCGAGCGGATGGATGTACGTCAATGAAGTCGGACAAATGTGCGGTCCGTACATTCAAGAGCAATTGTATGAGGGTTTATCCTCTGGGTTCCTCCCCGATGAGCTTCCTGTGTACCCTCTGGTCAATGGCACCTTGATCGCCCCAGTTCCATTGAAGTACTTCAAGCAGTTTCCTGATCATGTCGCCACTGGGTTCGCGTATCTCTCTATTGGCATCTCAACCGCCGCAtccacacccacacccacacccaccgATTCTTTTGCAACTTCTCACGGCGGCGATTTGCCTATCCGCGACACACCTGCTCCTGGACCGACACCTTCACCTGCTCCTGTTGTTTATCCCGGTTCCCAGTTCAATTCTACTTTCCATGCCAATTCCAATCAGCCCATGTCACTG CCAAATGAAGAGTCTTGTTGGTTGTATGTGGATGGTGAAGGGCACAAACGCGGGCCGCATACTCTTTATGATTTATACTCGTGGTATCGATATGGATATCTTCAGGATTCAGTCATG ATTTATCATGTTGAGAATAAATGTGCACCCTTCACCCTACTATCTGTTGCAAATGCATGGAAACCTGGAACTGAAACTGTCGCCAACTCTGATGCCAAAAGTAATGGCACTGGGTCTTCTGTAAGCTTTATATCTGAAATTTCTGAGGCAGTTTCTAGCCAACTGCACCATGGAATTTTGAAGGCAGCTCGCAGGGTTGTCTTAGATGAGATTATCAGCAATGTCATTAATGAGTTTTTTACCacaaaaaaaactcaaaggGTTAATCAGGGTGTGAAGGCTTGTTCCTCGTATAGCAAAACG TCTGAGATTGCTGGAGATATGAAGAACTGTGCTGCTGTTTTGTGTGAGGCAGCAGCTTCCGACTCTGTTGCGGATGAGACATGTATCATTCAAGATTGCAGCAAACCTCCATTAAGCATGAAATCTATTGGAAGCATTGAAAACTTTTGGGAGTCGTATACAGTTGTTTGTAGAATGCTTTTTGATTATTGCATGCAAGTCATGTGGAATGCTGTTTTCTATGATTCAGTGGCAGAGTACTCCTCATCTTGGAGGAGGAGGAAACTTTGGTCTGGTTCTCCAGTGTGGAGGATACCTTCTAGTGAAGATCCTGAGAAGATTGATAAGTTACCTCATGAAGCT TTACTACCCAGGTATGAATCTGATGCTTATGATGGTGATTACCCACCTGGTTTTGAAGTCATGGCAAAGGAATTAGTTGATCATGCACATCCATCAATTATCTCTTCATTGGATCTTAATGGAGGAAATTCATCTAAACAGATAAGTCCCCCATATGAAGACATGAACTGCATTGTAGAATATGTAGAAAACGAGCTCCAGTTGTCTGCAAAGAATGCTTTGACTGAGTTTGTTGGATCTTTTGTTGATGAGGAGGTCGGGAAATTAGTTACTTCGtctaaacaagaaaatttaatgAAG GAGAATGTCGGCTCTTCTATGTGTCCCAGCAATAGCTTTGGTGGATCTTCAGACTCATGTGATGAATTGAGGATTTCAAGGACAAAATCTACAGAGATGAATCCATCTGATGTATCCCCCCAATCTCCATCGCAAGTAGCACAGCCTGTTGATCATTCTGTACCTGAAATTCAGATGTCCAATTTGTTGGAAAATGCTTTTAAGGAATTATGTTCTCATATAGATGATATGTCTGTTGACCAAGAAATAAATGAGCCATTGCCCCCTGGACTTGTAGACAAAGCTAAAGCTGTTGTGCCATCACGCACTTGCAAATTCCGACCTTCAAAGTCAGATGAATGTATTCCTAAGATTGGAGAATATACTGCCACAGCAATGTGCCGGAGAAAACTGCATGATTATGTCATTAGAGATTGGAAATCATTGTTTATTGACTGTTCTCTTCAACAGTTTCTTGCATCATGGCGCACTTCAAAGAAGACCCATGCTTATAAG GAAAAAGCATTTACTAGGAATAAAGACCATGTCGAAAAACATGAGAAAGAATCAAAGCATTGTGACAATTCTGGCACCGCAGGACTTTCTCCAGTGATTGGTAAATATACATATCACCGCAAGAAGTTGTTGCTGAAAAAGTCAGGGTCTTCACCGCATGTAACTTTAGGTGATACTGGGTTACGGAATGAAATAGTGGAAAAGTCAAAGAAATTACATGTTACTGGAGATGTGCCTGAGAAATCAGAGCTAAAAATTGCTACTGTGATTCCTAAGAAGAGAAGACAATGCAAATCCCAAACTGAATCACATGTTGGATCCACATATTTGCAAGCTGGAGATGTGCCTGAGAAAACTGAACTAAAATTTTCTACTGTGATTCCTAAGAAGCAAAGACAAAGTAAATCCCAAACCGAATTGTATAGTGGCACCATGTCTTTGCAAGCTGGAGGTATGCCTGAGAAAGCAGAACTAAAAATTGCTCCTGTGATTCCTAAGAAGAGAAGCCAAAGCAAACCCCAAACTGAATCGTCTGTTGGCGCCACATCTTTGCAAGCCATTGCTAAGAATTCCAGTAGCAGCAAACTATTGAAGGTTTCCCATGCAGTGAAAA GTAGTGAGCCCATGGAATGCACTCCTAAACCTAGTAAAAAGATGGTTTCAGCTCACGTAGGGGACCACAATAATGTTGAGAAAGTTGTGAATAGCAATGGTCATGATGTTAGGCTTATAGGAGAGCCTT TAACTAAACCACCAAAGCTGAAAAGGTATCGCCCAATGGATGATTTGTCAAGTCCTGAAAAGATCTTGAAAGTAGCCAATGTTGCTCCCAAGAAAGCGGCATGTAAGCCAGTTGCAGCTAGAAATATACAGTCCAGTAAATCCAAGAAACTAAATCCTTGCCCTAAATCTTCTGGATGCGCCCGGGCGTCCATTAATGGCTGGGAATGGCATAGATGGTCACAAAACGCAAGTCCTGCTGAAAGAGCCCGTGTTAGGGGAATTAAATATGTTAATGCTGAGTATCAACGTTCTGATATTAATACATCACAGTGGTCAAATGGCAAGGGTCTTTCTGCAAGAACAAATAGGGTGAAGATGCGCAatcttgctgctgctgctgatgggGCTGACCTTCTGAAAGCTACTCAATTAAAG GCGAGGAAAAAGCTTCTACAATTCCAAAAAAGCAAGATACATGATTGGGGTCTTGTTGCATTGGAGCCAATTGAGGCAGAAGACTTTGTTATTGAATATGTTGGAGAACTGATTCGTCCCAGG ATATCTGATATCCGTGAGCGTCATTACGAGAAGATAGGAATTGGCAGCAGTTATCTTTTTAGGCTTGATGATGGTTATGTG GTTGATGCTACAAAACGTGGAGGAGTTGCTAGATTTATAAACCATTCTTGTGAG CCTAACTGCTACACCAAAGTTATCAGTGTTGATGGTCACAAACGAATCTTCATTTACGCAAAACGGCATATAGCTGTTGGTGAAGAAATTACTTACAATTATAAGTTTCCTTTGGAGGAGAAGAAGATTCCTTGCAACTGTGGTTCGAAAAA GTGTCGTGGATCTTTGAATTAG